In Scomber japonicus isolate fScoJap1 chromosome 21, fScoJap1.pri, whole genome shotgun sequence, one DNA window encodes the following:
- the chrnd gene encoding acetylcholine receptor subunit delta — translation MKLQTAALSLVFLLTLLSSECWCRNEEERLINHLFKERGYVKELRPVEKQQDAVKVYLALTLSNLISLKEVDETLLTNVWIDHTWYDYRLTWNTTEFDGIDTLRLPPSMVWLPEIVLENNNDAQFQVAYYSNVLVYSDGLCYWLPPAIFRSSCSINVNYFPFDWQNCTLKFTSLTYNAKEIQMLLKEEGDGEKTWTVEWIIIDPAGWTENGEWEVHHRPAKRNTYKHIPIESNKHQDITFYLIIKRKPLFYIVNIIIPCVLISFLASLVYYLPADSGEKMTLSISVLLAQSVFLLLISQRLPETSMSVPLIVKYLMFIMVLVTVVVLNCVVVLNLHFRTPSTHVMSEWTKRFFLERLPRILHMSHPDEPEPHWDGALPRRSSSVGYIASAEEYYSVKSRSDLMFEKQSARHGLTARPTPVAVKKLQEEGGVTEQLYGEIKPAVDGANYIIKHMRNKNDYNEEKDNWSGIARTVDRLCLFLVTPVMTFGTIIIFLTGICNHPPSLPFAGDPHNYREENQRLL, via the exons ATGAAGCTCCAGACTGCAGCTCTGAGCCTTGTGTTCCTCCTCACTCTGCTCTCATCTG agtgctGGTGCAGGAACGAGGAGGAGCGTCTGATTAACCACTTATTTAAGGAGCGTGGATACGTTAAAGAGCTTCGGCCCGTCGAGAAACAGCAGGACGCCGTCAAAGTTTACCTCGCCCTCACACTCTCCAACCTCATCTCCctg AAAGAAGTGGACGAGACGCTGCTGACGAACGTGTGGATTGATCAT ACATGGTACGACTATCGGCTGACCTGGAATACGACAGAGTTTGATGGCATCGATACTCTTCGCCTGCCGCCCAGCATGGTCTGGCTACCGGAGATCGTGCTGGAAAACAA taACGATGCCCAGTTCCAGGTTGCCTACTACAGTAACGTGTTGGTGTATTCCGACGGTCTCTGTTACTGGCTTCCTCCTGCCATCTTCCGCTCCTCTTGCTCCATCAACGTTAACTATTTCCCCTTTGACTGGCAGAACTGCACGCTCAAATTCAC CTCTCTGACGTATAACGCCAAAGAGATCCAGATGCTGCTGAAAGAAGAAGGGGATGGAGAGAAGACATGGACGGTGGAGTGGATCATCATTGATCCTGCTGGTTGgacag AGAACGGAGAGTGGGAGGTCCACCACCGGCCGGCTAAGAGGAACACCTATAAGCACATTCCCATAGAGAGCAACAAGCACCAGGACATCACCTTCTACCTGATCATCAAACGCAAGCCTCTCTTCTACATCGTCAACATCATCATCCCCTGTGTGCTCATCTCCTTCCTCGCCTCGCTCGTCTACTACCTGCCAGCCGACA gcgGTGAGAAGATGACGTTGTCCATCTCGGTGCTGCTGGCTCAGTCTGTCTTCCTGCTGCTGATCTCTCAACGGCTGCCGGAGACGTCCATGTCTGTTCCTCTGATTGTCAA GTATCTGATGTTTATCATGGTGCTGGTTACGGTTGTGGTGTTGAACTGTGTAGTCGTCCTCAACCTGCACTTCAGAACGCCGAGCACACACGTCATGTCTGAGTGGACCAAgagg TTCTTCCTCGAGCGCCTGCCTCGCATCCTGCACATGTCCCACCCCGACGAGCCGGAGCCGCACTGGGACGGGGCGTTGCCACGGCGATCCAGCTCGGTGGGATACATCGCCTCGGCGGAGGAGTACTACAGCGTGAAGTCTCGCAGTGATCTGATGTTCGAGAAGCAGTCAGCGAGACACGGACTGACAGCACGACCAACTCCAGTTGCAG tgaaaaagctgcaggaggaaggaggcGTGACAGAGCAGCTGTACGGAGAGATCAAGCCGGCTGTGGACGGAGCGAACTACATCATCAAACACATGCGCAACAAGAACGACTACAACGAG GAAAAGGATAACTGGAGTGGCATTGCCCGCACGGTGGACCGCCTCTGTCTCTTCCTCGTTACCCCGGTGATGACCTTTggcaccatcatcatcttcctcacgGGAATCTGTAACCATCCTCCGTCTCTGCCCTTCGCAGGAGACCCACACAactacagagaggaaaaccaacgcctgctgtaa